The nucleotide sequence AGCCGCGGTAAGGCTCGCTCTTGACCAGGCGGAAGCCGCGCTGCGCGTAGATATGGCGCGCGGCCTGCAGGTTGCCGTTGGTCCACAGCACCATCCTGCGGTAGCCCCTGGTGCGCGCGAAGGCGATGGCCTCGTCGGTCAGGCGCGCGCCCAGGCCATGGCCGCGCGCCTGCGGGGTCAGGATCAGCAGGCGCAGCTGGGCCACGGTGGCGCTCTTGCGCACCACGAACACCGAACCGGCGCGCTCGCCGTCCACCTCCGCGATCCAGCAGCGTTCCCACTCGGGCTGGAACCTGCGCACGAACTCGCCGGCGATCTGCGCCACCAGGGCCTCGAATTCCTGGTTCCAGCCGTACTCGCGCGCATAGATCTCGCCGTGCTGCTGCACCACCCAGCCCATGTCGCCGGGTCGCGGGTCGCGCAGCACCACGGTGCGCGGCGGCGCGGCCCGGGAAGCGTCCAGCAGCCGCTGGACGGTGGCCATGGCCGCGATCAGCTGCTCGCGCTGCGGCACCGGCAGGCTGGAGAGCAAGGCGGCTGCTTCGTCGCGCGATTTCTGCTGCAGCGGCGCGAAGGCCAGGTGGCCGGCGGCGTTCAGGCGCAGCAGGCTCTGGCGCGCGTCGGCCGGCGAGGGCTGCCGCTCCAGCCAGCCGCGCGAGTCGATGCGGCGCAGGATGCGGCTGAGGTAGCCGGCGTCCAGGCCCAGGTCGCGGCCCAGCTCGCTGGCGGTGGGCTGGTCGCGGTGCGCCAGTTCGTACAGCACCCGCACCTCGGTCAGCGACAGTTCGCCGCCCAGGTAGGGGTCCAGCACGCCCATGCGGCGGGTGTAGAAGCG is from Ramlibacter tataouinensis TTB310 and encodes:
- a CDS encoding bifunctional helix-turn-helix transcriptional regulator/GNAT family N-acetyltransferase → MANMDAGADPPTAAQVQALRGFNRFYTRRMGVLDPYLGGELSLTEVRVLYELAHRDQPTASELGRDLGLDAGYLSRILRRIDSRGWLERQPSPADARQSLLRLNAAGHLAFAPLQQKSRDEAAALLSSLPVPQREQLIAAMATVQRLLDASRAAPPRTVVLRDPRPGDMGWVVQQHGEIYAREYGWNQEFEALVAQIAGEFVRRFQPEWERCWIAEVDGERAGSVFVVRKSATVAQLRLLILTPQARGHGLGARLTDEAIAFARTRGYRRMVLWTNGNLQAARHIYAQRGFRLVKSEPYRGYGGHALVGETWELKL